The proteins below come from a single Streptococcus canis genomic window:
- a CDS encoding gp58-like family protein, translated as MSRDPTITLDESNLVIGQDGRVHYTFTADDDNQKVRLASNCLGTAHFNQVMIERGDKATSYVAPVVVEGSGESTGVFKSLEEMLSGLQSINLELTDTKNSNLWSKIKLTTNGMLREYHRDNITTEIIEKADGIATRINDETDQKLALINETVSGIRREYQDADRQLSSSYQAGINGLKAQLANDKIGLQAEIKLAAQGLSQKYDDELRKLSAKITTTSSGTTEAYESKLDGLRAEFTRSNQGMRTELESQISGLRAVQQSTASQISQEIKDRTGAVSRVQQDLASYQRRLQSAEDNYSSLTQTVTGLQSTVSDPRNGLKSRLTQLSDLISTKVSKGDVETTIAQSYDKIALAIRDKLPASKMTGSEIISAINLDRSGVKITGKNITLDGNSYISNAVIKDAHIANMDAGKINTGYLSGNRIAAEAITGEKIKMDYAFFNKLTANEGYFRTLFAKDIFATSVQSVTLSASKVTGGVLAATNGASQWDLNNANMTFNRDATINFNSSNNALVRKDGTHTAFVHFSNATPKNFTGSALYASIGITSSGDGINSASSGRFCGARFFRQANSYNHTANVDQAEVYGDNILLVDDFSINRGFKFRPDKMPGLLDMNNLFEAVVECGRALRDMGRPQANTIRNLIGGW; from the coding sequence TTGAGCAGAGACCCAACAATAACACTAGACGAGTCAAACCTTGTCATCGGTCAAGATGGACGTGTGCATTACACATTTACCGCAGATGACGATAACCAAAAAGTCAGATTAGCCAGCAACTGTCTAGGGACAGCGCACTTTAATCAGGTGATGATTGAGCGAGGGGATAAAGCCACTAGCTATGTTGCGCCTGTGGTAGTTGAGGGCAGTGGTGAGTCAACGGGTGTCTTTAAAAGCCTTGAGGAGATGCTTAGTGGCCTACAGTCTATTAATTTAGAGCTGACAGACACCAAAAACTCTAACCTTTGGTCAAAAATCAAGCTGACGACAAACGGTATGTTACGCGAGTATCATCGTGATAACATCACAACGGAAATTATTGAAAAAGCTGATGGTATCGCTACACGTATTAACGATGAGACTGACCAAAAACTTGCACTTATTAATGAGACAGTATCAGGCATCAGACGTGAGTATCAAGACGCTGATAGACAGCTATCGTCAAGCTATCAGGCAGGTATTAACGGCTTAAAAGCTCAACTAGCCAATGATAAAATCGGTTTGCAAGCTGAGATTAAGCTGGCAGCCCAAGGGCTATCACAAAAGTATGATGACGAGCTGCGCAAGCTATCTGCTAAGATTACCACTACCTCATCAGGCACGACCGAGGCCTACGAGAGTAAATTAGACGGCTTACGTGCTGAGTTTACTCGTAGTAATCAAGGCATGCGGACAGAGCTCGAGTCGCAAATCAGCGGATTAAGAGCCGTGCAGCAATCCACAGCTAGCCAAATCTCACAAGAGATTAAAGACAGGACAGGAGCTGTCAGTCGTGTGCAACAGGACTTAGCTAGCTATCAGCGGCGATTGCAGTCCGCAGAGGATAATTACAGTAGCTTAACCCAGACAGTTACTGGTCTGCAGTCAACTGTTAGCGACCCTCGCAATGGACTTAAGTCACGACTCACCCAGTTAAGTGACCTAATCAGCACCAAGGTATCAAAAGGTGATGTTGAGACAACTATTGCTCAGAGTTACGACAAGATAGCTTTAGCAATCAGGGATAAACTCCCGGCAAGCAAGATGACTGGCAGTGAGATTATCTCGGCAATCAATCTTGATAGGTCTGGGGTTAAAATCACTGGAAAAAATATCACTCTTGATGGCAACAGCTACATCAGCAATGCCGTCATTAAAGATGCTCATATTGCTAACATGGACGCTGGCAAGATTAATACCGGCTATCTCAGTGGTAATAGGATTGCGGCAGAAGCTATCACTGGTGAGAAAATTAAGATGGACTATGCCTTTTTTAATAAACTCACTGCTAACGAGGGATACTTTAGGACATTGTTTGCCAAGGATATCTTTGCAACATCAGTTCAATCTGTTACGTTATCGGCAAGTAAAGTTACCGGTGGTGTATTAGCTGCTACAAATGGGGCAAGTCAGTGGGACCTAAATAATGCCAATATGACCTTTAATAGAGATGCAACTATTAACTTTAATAGTAGTAATAACGCTTTAGTGCGGAAGGATGGCACTCACACTGCTTTTGTGCATTTTAGTAATGCTACACCAAAAAACTTTACAGGCTCAGCATTGTATGCGTCAATCGGAATCACTTCATCAGGTGATGGTATTAATAGCGCATCATCTGGTCGCTTTTGTGGAGCAAGATTTTTTAGGCAAGCAAATAGCTATAATCACACGGCAAACGTTGACCAGGCTGAGGTTTACGGTGATAACATATTGCTAGTAGACGACTTTAGTATTAACCGTGGCTTTAAATTCAGGCCAGATAAAATGCCAGGCCTTTTGGATATGAATAATCTATTCGAGGCAGTTGTCGAATGCGGTCGGGCCTTGCGAGATATGGGAAGACCACAGGCAAACACAATCAGAAATCTCATAGGAGGATGGTAA
- a CDS encoding Panacea domain-containing protein, whose protein sequence is MHALFVANYIIEYSNKKGYKINNLKLQKLLYFVNVRNILENGAPLFEESMEKWKYGPVVPDVYHEYKRFGAFSISTDEMIMEYVEFSVSPFGELSDLEITEYDSQKVENTQLIENTVDALHGFGPFDLVDITHDHTPWKKYEDRIMDGVQGIKYTIEEIKDFFGHNPGAKIWVQ, encoded by the coding sequence ATGCATGCATTATTTGTTGCAAATTATATAATTGAGTATTCAAATAAAAAAGGCTACAAAATCAATAACCTTAAATTGCAAAAATTATTATACTTCGTTAATGTAAGGAACATTCTTGAAAATGGAGCTCCGCTTTTTGAAGAGAGTATGGAAAAGTGGAAGTATGGACCTGTTGTTCCTGATGTCTATCATGAATATAAACGTTTTGGAGCTTTTTCCATTTCTACAGACGAGATGATTATGGAATATGTTGAATTCAGCGTCAGCCCATTCGGGGAGTTATCTGACCTAGAGATAACTGAATATGACTCACAAAAAGTAGAGAATACTCAATTGATTGAGAATACAGTTGATGCTCTGCATGGGTTCGGTCCGTTCGACCTTGTTGATATTACTCATGACCATACACCTTGGAAAAAGTATGAGGATAGAATAATGGACGGTGTCCAAGGAATTAAATATACAATCGAAGAAATAAAAGACTTTTTTGGACATAATCCAGGGGCTAAAATATGGGTACAATAG
- a CDS encoding DUF1617 family protein → MQLTIKNKDLNTLHNVLDKIKVTNMRANRGRAKLLAKVEAKLSEYAKDQVDIIDQYVSKNDDGKWITDDKGNPKIDDTSKLAELNDFLDELASEPIIIKGGEYSKRFIDFLEYLAESEDEFTSEEIVLIDNVLEQFEESKGE, encoded by the coding sequence ATGCAATTAACTATTAAAAACAAAGATTTAAACACGCTACATAATGTGCTTGATAAAATCAAAGTAACCAACATGCGTGCCAATCGTGGACGTGCCAAGCTACTTGCAAAAGTAGAGGCTAAGCTAAGCGAGTATGCTAAAGATCAGGTTGATATTATTGACCAGTATGTCTCTAAAAATGATGATGGCAAGTGGATTACAGATGACAAAGGCAATCCAAAAATCGATGACACGTCAAAACTAGCTGAGCTTAACGACTTTTTAGACGAGTTGGCAAGTGAGCCTATCATCATCAAAGGTGGTGAATATTCTAAGCGATTTATCGATTTTTTGGAATACTTGGCAGAATCGGAAGATGAGTTTACATCAGAAGAAATTGTCTTAATTGACAACGTTTTAGAACAATTTGAAGAAAGTAAAGGAGAATAA
- a CDS encoding phage holin, producing MQEITNIITGSSLSILTILAGIVVKLVKDYLLKKGGEKAVKIAEIVARNAVEAVEQIAYDKDIKGIEKLTEAKVAVRDELSKHNVYLSEKQMEVFIEAAVKRMNDNWKDQ from the coding sequence ATGCAAGAAATTACTAATATTATTACAGGATCATCACTATCAATTTTGACTATTTTGGCAGGTATTGTGGTTAAGCTTGTTAAAGACTATCTACTAAAAAAAGGTGGCGAAAAAGCGGTTAAAATCGCTGAAATTGTCGCTCGTAATGCTGTTGAAGCCGTTGAACAAATTGCTTATGACAAGGACATCAAAGGTATCGAAAAACTAACAGAAGCTAAGGTTGCGGTTCGTGATGAGTTGTCTAAACATAACGTCTATTTGTCCGAGAAACAAATGGAAGTTTTTATCGAAGCAGCTGTTAAACGCATGAATGATAACTGGAAAGATCAGTGA
- a CDS encoding DUF334 domain-containing protein, whose amino-acid sequence MGTIAPAFMELLLDANFCKAPVNNQDTLLKVYHREMAKDNVTIPYEIIAEYVYSHEDSVEENEKLNSNIDFIISEFSGTDTQKDILIKNLDKIKSNYSLAQTQKKFILKNSQEAKDVLEKIIPELKTLAKETFNIADTNDELKKQSAETNGVLQKVKQEVDDVRNTKSSIYTDFIAILGVFSAFVFVMFGGIDVARAIFDIGNDLQTLDLSRMITVSSLMLIGVLTLMYSLLLWVARITGKNFGNCYSSKCNNGCQHKWRHFLMRHSFYFSLMALLIIVIFFSHYVFK is encoded by the coding sequence ATGGGTACAATAGCTCCAGCGTTTATGGAATTATTACTAGATGCTAATTTTTGCAAAGCACCAGTAAATAATCAAGACACTTTATTAAAGGTTTATCATAGGGAAATGGCTAAAGATAATGTCACAATTCCTTATGAAATAATTGCTGAATATGTGTATAGTCACGAAGATAGCGTTGAAGAAAATGAGAAATTAAACTCAAATATCGACTTTATTATTTCGGAATTTTCAGGGACTGATACACAAAAAGATATTTTGATAAAAAACCTCGATAAAATAAAAAGCAATTATTCATTAGCTCAAACTCAGAAAAAATTTATACTTAAAAACTCTCAAGAAGCTAAAGATGTTCTGGAGAAGATTATCCCTGAGCTAAAAACATTAGCAAAAGAAACTTTTAACATTGCAGATACAAATGACGAATTAAAAAAACAATCAGCAGAGACTAACGGTGTTTTGCAAAAAGTTAAGCAAGAAGTGGATGACGTTCGGAATACAAAATCTTCAATCTACACAGACTTTATTGCTATCTTAGGAGTGTTTTCAGCTTTTGTTTTTGTTATGTTTGGTGGTATAGATGTAGCAAGGGCGATATTTGACATTGGTAATGATCTTCAGACTCTTGATTTATCAAGGATGATTACTGTCTCAAGTCTAATGCTAATCGGTGTATTGACATTGATGTATTCTTTATTGCTGTGGGTAGCTAGAATTACAGGTAAAAATTTTGGTAACTGCTATTCGTCAAAATGTAATAATGGGTGTCAGCATAAATGGCGTCATTTTCTCATGAGACATTCATTTTATTTTTCTTTGATGGCATTACTAATTATTGTAATTTTTTTTAGTCATTATGTGTTTAAATAA
- a CDS encoding competence regulator inhibitor paratox translates to MLTYDEFKQAINDGYIVGDTVMIVRKNGQIFDYALPGEKVRPWEVVAEEKVEEVLMELDK, encoded by the coding sequence ATGCTAACATACGACGAATTTAAACAGGCTATTAATGACGGGTATATCGTAGGAGACACAGTTATGATCGTGCGCAAAAACGGACAGATTTTTGATTATGCGTTGCCTGGTGAGAAAGTAAGACCATGGGAGGTTGTGGCTGAGGAGAAAGTGGAAGAGGTGCTGATGGAATTAGACAAATAA
- a CDS encoding glucosaminidase domain-containing protein → MTFLDKIKQGCLDGWTKYKILPSLTAAQAILESGWGKHAPHNALFGIKADNSWAGKSFNTKTQEEYQPGVVTDIVDRFRAYDSWTDSIIDHGKFLNDNPRYKAVVGETDYKKACHAIKNAGYATACGYADLLIKLIEENNLQKWDKEALKTNKEVTMTTANEIVQYCVDLANSGMGVDKDGAYGTQCCDLPCFIVKNWFGIDLWGNAIDLLNSASAQGLEVIYNAPGVNPKASDLFVMEVAGSPYGHTGAVIEDSDGYTIKTVEQNIDGNWDSLQVGGPARFNTRDFTGVVGWIRLPVGHTNQTVDTAPQTSDTIVETPKTGTFTLDVAEINIRRWPSLASEVVGSYKQGDTVNFDSKGYANGYYWISYVGGSGKRSYMAIGITDKDGNIISLWGKLN, encoded by the coding sequence ATGACCTTTTTAGATAAAATCAAACAAGGCTGCTTAGATGGCTGGACTAAGTACAAAATCTTGCCATCGTTAACCGCAGCACAAGCAATCTTAGAGAGCGGGTGGGGCAAACATGCCCCGCATAACGCTTTGTTTGGGATTAAGGCTGATAACTCTTGGGCAGGTAAGTCATTTAATACTAAAACCCAAGAGGAGTATCAACCAGGCGTTGTTACTGACATTGTAGACCGTTTTAGGGCTTATGACAGTTGGACTGATAGCATTATTGATCACGGTAAGTTTTTAAACGATAATCCACGTTACAAGGCTGTTGTCGGCGAGACCGACTACAAAAAGGCCTGTCATGCTATAAAAAATGCAGGTTACGCCACAGCTTGCGGCTATGCAGATCTGTTGATAAAGTTGATTGAGGAAAACAACTTGCAAAAATGGGATAAGGAAGCCTTAAAAACTAATAAGGAGGTAACGATGACAACCGCAAATGAGATTGTACAATACTGTGTCGACCTAGCCAATTCAGGCATGGGTGTTGACAAAGACGGTGCTTATGGGACGCAGTGCTGTGACTTGCCATGTTTTATCGTCAAAAACTGGTTCGGCATTGATTTATGGGGTAATGCGATTGACCTGTTAAATAGCGCATCTGCGCAAGGGCTAGAGGTTATCTATAACGCACCTGGAGTTAATCCAAAAGCTAGTGACTTATTTGTCATGGAGGTAGCTGGCAGTCCTTATGGACACACAGGAGCTGTTATTGAGGACAGTGATGGCTATACCATTAAAACTGTTGAGCAAAACATTGACGGCAACTGGGACAGTTTACAAGTAGGTGGCCCCGCTCGCTTTAACACTCGTGATTTTACTGGCGTTGTCGGGTGGATTAGGTTACCTGTTGGCCATACTAACCAGACAGTAGATACAGCACCGCAAACCTCTGACACTATCGTGGAGACACCAAAAACAGGTACCTTTACGCTAGATGTTGCAGAAATCAATATCAGACGCTGGCCAAGTCTGGCAAGCGAAGTAGTAGGCAGCTATAAGCAAGGTGACACCGTTAACTTTGATAGCAAGGGCTACGCTAATGGCTACTACTGGATTAGCTATGTTGGCGGCTCAGGCAAACGAAGCTACATGGCTATTGGGATAACTGATAAAGATGGTAATATCATCAGCCTTTGGGGTAAATTAAATTAG
- a CDS encoding DUF1366 domain-containing protein → MARNWKVTGKYPQFDGTGAVASTHVIITAEDGSVISQPIKQDLTSTNDTEIIKAALEEFKKSEYVEIAMGEAVQKVDDLEKLSQETAKTAKTAQTAAGLAKVSAERTQRMINLQTIHVLTTSDKVEPDIYKGMLELIEPVKKGEYKAYDVFTVVDELHEEQAGEGNLVFVHVNEPFEYDKQTLEELEEEEKVTVIKYADLVKQD, encoded by the coding sequence ATGGCACGCAATTGGAAAGTAACAGGAAAATACCCACAATTTGACGGCACAGGAGCAGTCGCAAGCACTCACGTTATTATTACAGCAGAGGATGGCTCAGTCATCTCTCAACCAATCAAGCAGGACTTAACCTCAACTAATGACACAGAGATCATCAAAGCTGCCTTGGAAGAGTTTAAAAAATCCGAATATGTCGAAATCGCTATGGGCGAAGCCGTCCAAAAGGTTGATGATTTGGAAAAACTGTCACAGGAAACTGCCAAGACTGCCAAGACTGCTCAAACAGCCGCTGGACTAGCTAAAGTGTCCGCAGAGCGTACACAGCGGATGATTAACTTGCAAACTATCCACGTATTGACTACTAGCGATAAAGTAGAGCCTGATATTTACAAAGGCATGCTTGAGCTTATTGAGCCTGTCAAAAAAGGTGAGTACAAAGCTTATGATGTCTTTACAGTTGTAGACGAGTTGCATGAGGAGCAGGCAGGTGAAGGTAATCTTGTCTTTGTGCACGTTAACGAGCCATTTGAGTATGACAAACAAACGCTGGAAGAGCTAGAGGAAGAGGAAAAAGTCACAGTTATCAAATATGCAGATTTGGTTAAGCAGGATTAG
- a CDS encoding DNA/RNA non-specific endonuclease produces the protein MSKANRRIWQGLAVILIAILTTFTTSTATAAKKIRNFPTTTEILSGTKATEAPGILPFTGSYKLVLGDLDNLRRPTFAHIQLKDQDEPKIQRKGLKFNPPGWHNYKLTDANGKTTWLMDRGHLVGYQFSGLNDEPKNLVTMTKYLNTGFSDRNPLGMLYYENRLDSWLALHPNFWLDYKVTPIYHENELVPRQVILQYVGIDEDGNLLQIKLGGEKESVDNYGVTSVTLDNVSPLAELDYQTGMMLDSTQNEEDSNVETEEFEEAA, from the coding sequence ATGTCTAAAGCAAATCGTCGTATTTGGCAAGGTTTAGCTGTCATTTTAATAGCTATACTAACCACTTTCACAACAAGTACTGCCACGGCAGCCAAAAAAATTAGAAATTTCCCTACTACCACGGAGATTTTGTCAGGAACGAAGGCGACTGAAGCACCTGGAATCTTGCCATTTACTGGTAGCTACAAATTAGTTTTGGGCGACCTTGATAATCTGCGAAGACCAACCTTCGCACACATACAGCTTAAAGATCAGGATGAGCCTAAAATTCAGCGAAAAGGACTTAAATTCAATCCTCCTGGCTGGCATAACTACAAGCTGACTGATGCTAATGGAAAAACAACTTGGTTAATGGATCGCGGCCATCTGGTTGGCTATCAATTTAGTGGTTTAAATGACGAACCTAAAAATCTAGTTACAATGACAAAATACCTTAATACTGGTTTTAGTGACAGAAATCCTTTAGGAATGCTCTATTACGAAAACAGATTAGACAGTTGGTTAGCTTTACATCCTAACTTCTGGCTAGACTATAAAGTTACTCCCATTTATCATGAAAATGAGTTAGTCCCTCGCCAAGTAATTCTACAATATGTTGGAATTGATGAAGATGGAAATCTACTTCAAATTAAGTTAGGTGGTGAAAAAGAAAGTGTAGATAACTACGGCGTAACATCAGTTACACTAGACAACGTATCTCCTTTAGCTGAATTGGATTACCAAACAGGAATGATGCTAGATTCAACTCAAAACGAAGAAGATAGTAACGTAGAAACCGAAGAGTTTGAAGAAGCCGCTTAA